From a single Phaenicophaeus curvirostris isolate KB17595 chromosome 8, BPBGC_Pcur_1.0, whole genome shotgun sequence genomic region:
- the PTBP2 gene encoding polypyrimidine tract-binding protein 2 isoform X5 codes for MDGAPSRVLHIRKLPGEVTETEVIALGLPFGKVTNILMLKGKNQAFLELATEEAAITMVNYYSAVTPHLRNQPIYIQYSNHKELKTDNTLNQRAQAVLQAVTAVQATNAPISGTTVSESAVTPAQSPVLRIIIDNMYYPVTLDVLHQIFSKFGAVLKIITFTKNNQFQALLQYGDPVNSQQAKLALDGQNIYNACCTLRIDFSKLVNLNVKYNNDKSRDYTRPDLPSGDGQPALDPAIAAAFAKETSLLGLPVAAVPGALSPLAIPNAAAAAAAAAAGRVGMPGVSAGGNTVLLVSNLNEEMVTPQSLFTLFGVYGDVQRVKILYNKKDSALIQMADGNQSQLAMSHLNGQKMYGKIIRVTLSKHQTVQLPREGLDDQGLTKDFGNSPLHRFKKPGSKNFQNIFPPSATLHLSNIPPSVAEEDLRTLFANTGGTVKAFKFFQRDHKMALLQMSTVEEAIQALIDLHNYNLGENHHLRVSFSKSTI; via the exons ATGGATGGGGCTCCTTCTCGTGTTCTTCATATCAGGAAATTGCCTGGGGAAGTGACGGAAACAGAAGTTATTGCTTTAGGTTTACCTTTTGGTAAGGTAACCAACATCCTGatgctgaaagggaaaaatcag GCATTTTTGGAACTTGCCACAGAAGAAGCAGCTATCACTATGGTTAATTACTACTCTGCTGTGACGCCTCATCTTCGTAACCAACCTATTTATATCCAGTATTCCAATCATAAAGAACTAAAGACTGATAACACACTTAACCAG cgGGCCCAAGCTGTTCTTCAGGCTGTGACTGCCGTGCAGGCAACAAACGCTCCCATTAGCGGGACCACTGTTAGTGAGAGTGCAGTGACTCCAGCTCAGAGTCCGGTACTTAGAATAATTATTGACAATATGTACTATCCGGTCACCCTGGATGTTCTTCATCAG ATATTCTCTAAATTTGGTGCTGTATTGAAGATAATCACATTCACAAAGAATAACCAGTTTCAAGCTTTACTGCAATATGGTGATCCAGTAAACTCTCAGCAAGCAAAACTA GCCTTAGATGGTCAGAATATTTATAATGCTTGCTGTACCCTACGGATTGATTTTTCCAAATTGGTGAATTTGAATGTAAAGTACAACAATGATAAAAGCAGGGATTACACTCGTCCTGATCTTCCGTCTGGTGATGGACAGCCAGCGCTGGACCCAGCTATTGCTGCAGCATTTGCAAAGGAGACCTCCCTTCTAG ggCTTCCTGTTGCAGCTGTTCCAGGAGCTCTGAGTCCCTTGGCTATtccaaatgctgctgctgcagctgcagctgctgctgctggccgtGTGGGTATGCCTGGAGTTTCAGCTGGTGGCAACACAGTCCTCCTGGTTAGCAATTTAAATGAAGAG ATGGTTACGCCCCAAAGTCTGTTTACCCTCTTCG GTGTTTATGGTGATGTGCAGCGTGTGAAGATTTTATACAATAAGAAAGACAGTGCTCTTATACAGATGGCTGATGGAAACCAGTCACAGCTGG ccatGAGCCATCTTAATGGACAAAAAATGTACGGAAAGATTATTCGGGTTACCCTTTCTAAACATCAGACAGTACAACTACCTCGAGAGGGACTTGATGACCAAGGGCTGACTAAAGATTTTGGTAATTCACCTCTACATCGCTTCAAAAAACCTGGTTCaaaaaactttcaaaatatATTCCCTCCTTCTGCAACACTTCATCTGTCCAATATTCC ACCATCAGTAGCAGAAGAGGATCTACGCACATTGTTTGCCAACACTGGAGGCACTgtgaaagcatttaaattttttCA aagagaTCACAAGATGGCACTTCTTCAGATGTCAACAGTAGAAGAAGCTATTCAGGCTTTGATTGATCTTCACAATTACAATCTGGGAGAAAATCACCATCTGAGAGTTTCTTTCTCCAAGTCAACTATTTAA